A stretch of Girardinichthys multiradiatus isolate DD_20200921_A chromosome 20, DD_fGirMul_XY1, whole genome shotgun sequence DNA encodes these proteins:
- the sec13 gene encoding protein SEC13 homolog, producing the protein MVSVINTVDTSHEDMIHDAQMDYYGTRLATCSSDRTIKIFDVRNGGQILVADLRGHEGPVWQVAWAHPMFGNILASCSYDRKVIIWKEENGAWDKMHEYTGHESSVNSVCWGPYEFGLILACGSSDGAISLLTLTGDQQWDVKKISNAHTIGCNAVSWAPAVVPGSLIDQPSGQKPNYVKRFVSGGCDNLVKLWKEEDGQWKEDQKLEAHSDWVRDVGWAPSIGLPTSTIASCSQDGRVFIWTCDDPAGNTWTAKLLHKFNDVVWHVSWSITGNILAVSGGDNKVTLWKESMDGQWACISDVSKGQGAVSAITDSQQNEQ; encoded by the exons ATG GTGTCCGTTATTAACACAGTGGACACCTCGCATGAGGACATGATC CACGATGCCCAGATGGATTACTATGGAACTCGACTTGCCACCTGTTCCTCTGACCGCACCATCAAGATCTTTGATGTCAGGAATGGAGGACAGATACTGGTGGCAGATCTCAGAGG acACGAAGGCCCCGTGTGGCAGGTGGCGTGGGCTCACCCGATGTTTGGCAACATTCTGGCTTCATGTTCTTATGACCGAAAAGTCATCATCTGGAAGGAGGAGAATGGAGCCTGGGATAAGATGCACGAGTACACCGGCCATGAATCGTCAG TGAATTCAGTTTGCTGGGGTCCCTATGAGTTTGGTTTAATTCTGGCCTGTGGCAGCTCCGACGGGGCGATTTCTCTTCTCACACTTACTGGAGATCAGCAGTGGGACGTCAAGAAGATTAGCAATGCACACACT ATTGGCTGTAATGCAGTGAGTTGGGCTCCTGCTGTTGTCCCAGGCAGCCTTATTGATCAACCATCGGGACAGAAACCAAACTACGTCAAACGTTTCGTCTCCGGTGGCTGCGACAACCTAGTCAAACTCTGGAA AGAGGAGGACGGTCAGTGGAAGGAGGACCAGAAGCTGGAGGCGCACAGTGATTGGGTGAGAGACGTTGGCTGGGCTCCTTCCATCGGTCTTCCCACCAGCACCATTGCCAGTTGCTCCCAG GACGGCCGTGTGTTTATTTGGACGTGTGACGACCCTGCAGGCAACACCTGGACGGCCAAACTGCTCCACAAGTTCAACGATGTGGTTTGGCACGTCAGCTGGTCGATCACAGGAAATATACTGGCAGTTTCTGGTGGAGATAACAAG GTGACGCTGTGGAAGGAGTCCATGGACGGTCAGTGGGCGTGTATTAGCGACGTCAGCAAAGGCCAGGGCGCCGTCTCCGCCATCACAGACAGTCAGCAGAACGAGCAGTGA
- the LOC124857089 gene encoding deoxyribonuclease-1-like yields the protein MKVAAFNVRNLGHQKVKNKLVSQYLTEIISQYSLIVILEVVDKSGKAMEMLLKKLNCTADHPYEMICSTSLGRNTYKEQFVCFYRADEVKLTAQYQYEDNQFGDEDAFAREPFILRFLCPSTVVEDLVLIPVHTKPEDSLKELDELYDVVQAVIQKWETNNIMILGDFNADGRYLSKKKKKSIRISSDRFYWLIDDDVDTTTSNKNDNTYDRIVVYGEEMLDYIVPDSAKSFNFQETFGLTDEEAKDISDHYPVEVELKTVQTSAKQKKDLPQKSRASAKGKTPQKEKQKTTKASESKNKNSAAKRREERPGASKTPTKRRR from the exons ATGAAAGTGGCAGCCTTCAATGTGAGGAACTTGGGACATCAGAAAGTCAAAAACAAATTAGTTTCCCAGTATCTTACTGAG ATTATTTCTCAATACAGCTTGATTGTGATATTGGAGGTGGTAGACAAAAGTGGCAAAGCCATGGAGATGTTACTGAAAAAACTCAATTGTACTGC TGATCATCCCTATGAAATGATCTGCAGCACCAGTCTGGGCAGAAACACCTACAAGGagcagtttgtttgtttctacAG AGCAGACGAGGTCAAGCTTACAGCTCAATATCAGTATGAAGATAATCAGtttggagatgaagatgccTTCGCCAGAGAGCCCTTCATCCTGCGCTTCCTCTGTCCTTCCACGG TTGTAGAAGACCTAGTCCTGATTCCGGTCCACACCAAGCCAGAGGACTCACTAAAGGAACTTGATGAGCTTTATGATGTGGTCCAAGCTGTCATACAGAAGTGGGAAACTAAT AACATCATGATATTGGGAGACTTCAATGCAGATGGGCGATATCTgtccaagaagaagaagaaatcaaTTCGCATATCCTCTGATCGCTTCTATTGGCTGATAGATGATGATGTTGACACAACGACTAGTAACAAAAATGACAACACATATGATAG GATTGTGGTGTATGGAGAAGAAATGCTGGATTACATCGTTCCCGACTCAGCAAAGTCTTTCAACTTTCAGGAGACATTTGGGTTGACTGATGAAGaa GCTAAAGACATCAGTGATCATTATCCTGTGGAGGTAGAGCTGAAGACTGTCCAAACGTCAGCAAAACAAAAGAAGGATTTGCCCCAAAAAAGTAGAGCATCCGCTAAAGGAAAAACTCCACAGAAAG aaaagcagaagacgacCAAGGCGTCAGAATCCAAGAATAAGAATTCAGCAGCGAAGAGGAGAGAAGAGCGACCAGGTGCATCCAAAACTCCAACAAAAAGAAGACGTTGA